GTCATCGTCACCGGCTTCAACGCGCAAGGCGCCGCCGAAAAGCTCACGCAGGGCGTGCCGACCGCCGGCCGCGTGCCGAACGGCGCGCTCGTCGAGCGTGAGATAGACGAGAAATTCGCCCATCTGAACCAGCTGAAGCTTGAGGTGCGCAACGCCGATTTCCGCACCGCGGTGAAGATCGCCGATTCCATCAACGCCTTCACCAGGAAGGAATTCGGCAAGGCGCTGGCTTTCGAGCAGGACTCGCGCACGGTCATCATCGAACAGCCCGCGAAAATCTCCACAGCGCGCTTCTATGCCATGATCGAGGACCTGCCGGTGGAAATCGACATGCCGGCCCGCGTCATCGTCGATGAGCGCACGGGCACCATCGTGATCGGCCAGAACGTCAAGATCTCCCGCGTGGCCATCAGCCACGGCACGCTGACCGTGCGCATCACCGAAATGCCGCGCGTCGTTCAGCCGGACCCCTTCTCCAAGGGGGAGACCGCGGTCGAGGACTACACGGTCATCGACGCGGCCCGGCCCGACGCGACCGTCGCTACCCTCGACGGTCCCGACCTCGAAACCCTCGTCGCCGGTTTGAACAAGCTCGGCGTGAAGCCGGACGGCATCATCGCGATCCTTCAGGCGATCAAGTCTTCCGGCGCCCTGCAGGCCGATCTGGTGCTGCAATGACAGGAAGCATGACGAAAAACGCCCGTACGATCCTGAAGCTCTCGACGGCGATTGCCGTCGCGCTGCTGGCCTTCGCACTGCCCGCCTCCACGGAATCGGCGGCGCCGAAACATGCGGAATCGGAAAAGGCAGCGCCCGCTCGCAACGTCACGCCGGGAGAGACGGCGCCGGCCGCCGCAGCAGCGGCGGGCATGGCCGCCGACGGCGACGAGATCCAGCGCTTCTGCGGCAACATCGCCGACGCGGCGCGCGACCGCCGCTACGCGCTGCAGGCGCAGGAATTGCAGAAGCTGCAGGCCGAGATCGACGCGCGCATGAAGGCGCTGGATGAAAAGCGCGCCGAGTACGAGACATGGATGCGCAAGCGCGAAGCGTTTCTCGAACAGGCGCAGGATGGCGTGGTCAACATCTACAAGGGCATGAAGCCCGACGCCGCAGCCGAGCGGCTGGCGGAACTGAAGCCCGACCTTGCCGCCGGTATCCTGATGAAGCTCGAACCCCGCAAGGCGAGCGTCATCCTCAACGAGATGAAGAGCAAGGAAGCCGCCGTGCTGACCACGATCATGGCGAGCGCGGTGCGCCGCGAGGACCCGTCATGATCCGCGGCGCCGCCCCTCTGCTGCTGCTTGCCCTGCTCTATGGCTGCGCAACCCCGGTCAACGAGATCGGCAAGCCGCCGAAGATGTCGCCTGTCGGCAGCGGCATCGACGAGACCACGGGCTCGATCTCCAGTTATCCGGACGCGCCCTCTTCGCGCGCGGGCCGTTTCTCGCTCTGGGACGACCGCCAGAGCCGGCTGTTCACCGATCCCCGCGCGCTCAGGCCGGGCGACATACTGACTGTCGAGATCTCGATCGACGACCGCGCACGCTTCAAGAACGAATCGGAACGCAATCGGAAAACCAGCCGCGAACTAGGCTTCGACCTCGGGCTCGACTGGCAGGGCGCCACGACGGAGGGTTCTGGCAAGGCGAGCATCGATTCCAACACCGATGCCTCCGGCGCCGGCACGACCGAACGCTCGGAGCGCCTGCAACTGTCGATCGCCGCCGTCGTCACGGAAGTCTTCCCGAACGGCAACATGATGATCCAGGGCTCTCAGGAGGTGCGGGTCAACGCCGAACTGCGCATCCTCAACATCGCCGGCATCGTGCGTCCGGCCGATATCGGCCCGAACAACACCATCCCCTACGAGCGCATCGCCGAGGCGCGCATCTCCTACGGCGGCCGCGGCCGCCTGACCGAGGTGCAGCAGCCGCCCTACGGCACGCAGATCCTCGACAATATCTCGCCTTTCTGAGGCAGGACCGAACGATGGCCGTCACTACGCTCGACCAAGCACCGCCCGTGAAGAAGGGCCCGTCGCTGATCATCCAGATCGCAGTATTGCTTGTCCTGACCGGCGTCGCGGTCGGCGGCGGCTGGTTCACAGGCAACTACATGCGCGGCGAACAGGCCGGCGAGGCCGCCCCGGCCGCGGGCGATCACGGAGCGGCGTCCGGACATGGCGCGGCCGAGGCAGCCGGGCATGGCGAGACGTCCGCCGGCGGCGAAGGCCATCCGACCATCATCCCGATGGCCGCCATCACCACCAATCTGGCCCAGCCCAGCAACACCTGGGTGCGCATGGAAATCTCGCTGGTGTTCGACAAGGCGCCGCAGAATCCGGAGCTGCCGGACATCATCCATCAGGATTTCCTGACCTTCGTGCGCACGCTGAAGCTGCACCAGATCGAAGGCCCCAGCGGCTTCCTGCACCTGCGCGCCGATCTCGATGAACGCGCCCAGCTGCGCAGCGACGGCGCGGTGAAGCGCATCCTGATCCGCACCCTGTTGCTCGAATGAAGAAGCTCCTCCTCGCCCCGACGCTCTTCCTCGCCAGTGCCGGAACGGCGCTCGCGCAGCAGATCGATCTCGGCGGCATCGCGCAGGCGGACGGCACCACCGTCGGCTATATCATCCAGATGTTCGGGCTGCTCACCGTGCTCTCGGTGGCGCCCGGACTGCTGATCATGACGACCAGCTTCACGCGCTTCATCATCGCCTTCTCGATCCTGCGCGCCGGCATCGGCCTGCAGACGACGCCGGCGAATCTGGTCCTCATCAGCCTATCCCTGTTCATGACGTTCTACGTCATGGCTCCGACCTTCGATCAGGCATGGACGAACGGCGTGCGTCCTCTGATGGACAACCAGATCACGCAGGCCGAGGCGGTGGAGCGCATCTCCGATCCGTTCCGCCAGTTCATGGTCAAGAACGTCCGGCAGAAGGATTTCGACCTGTTCGCCGATCTCGCGCGGGAGCGCGGCCAGACGGTTTCGGAGGAGACGGTCGATCTGCGGATACTGGTCCCTGCCTTCATGATCTCGGAAATCCGCCGCGGCTTCGAGATCGGCTTTCTGATCGTGCTCCCCTTCCTCGTCATCGATCTGATCGTCGCCACCATCACCATGGCCATGGGCATGATGATGCTGCCGCCCACCGTCGTCTCGCTGCCCTTCAAGATCCTGTTCTTCGTGTTGATCGACGGCTGGAATCTGCTCGTCGGCAGCCTGGTCCGCTCCTTCACCTGATACGATTTACCGGCGCTTAACCACCTCTCTTATGCCGGCGTTAGAACCTCTCTGCCATAAGAACGGGCAGATGACGGGTTGATCTCCGAATACAGCGATCATGGGCATGATGCCGCGCCGTCATACCGGTCGAGCCGGTATGTAGTTTCTCCGAACACGCGCAGGATTCCTGTACCATGGCCAGTATCATGACCAACGCTTCGGCGTTGACGGCTCTCCAGAGCCTGAATGCAACCAACAAGAGCCTCGAGACCACGCAGAGCCGCATTTCGACCGGCTATCGCGTCGCCGAAGCTTCCGACAACGCCGCCTACTGGTCGATCGCGACCACCATGCGCTCCGACAACAAGGCGCTCGGCACGGTTCAGGACGCGCTGGGTCTCGGCGCCTCGAAGATCGACACCGCCTACACCGGCATGAACAAGGCGATCGAGACGGCGAACGAGATCAAGGTGAAGCTCGTCGCCGCCACCGGCGCTACCGATCAGGACAAGGCCAAGATCCAGACCGAGATCAAGGCCCTTCAGGACCAGCTGAAGTCGTACGCGGATGCGGCGACCTTCTCCGGCACCAACATGCTTTCGGTGAACAGCGGCGCGACCGCGACGACCGCCGCCGACG
The window above is part of the Rhizobiaceae bacterium genome. Proteins encoded here:
- a CDS encoding flagellar basal body P-ring protein FlgI, yielding MFRRLLVAISLVAVSLAQPVTAADYGGGRGASRDDGGYADDGAYYGGYDKRGGPALPDRGGLVSRIKDIASLQSTRDNQLVGYGLVIGLQGTGDSLRNSPFTEQSIRAMLQNLGIASEGGRARAKNVAAVIVTANFPAFMSTGARMDVTVSSMGDATSLAGGTLIMTPLKAADGEIYAVAQGPVIVTGFNAQGAAEKLTQGVPTAGRVPNGALVEREIDEKFAHLNQLKLEVRNADFRTAVKIADSINAFTRKEFGKALAFEQDSRTVIIEQPAKISTARFYAMIEDLPVEIDMPARVIVDERTGTIVIGQNVKISRVAISHGTLTVRITEMPRVVQPDPFSKGETAVEDYTVIDAARPDATVATLDGPDLETLVAGLNKLGVKPDGIIAILQAIKSSGALQADLVLQ
- a CDS encoding MotE family protein — protein: MTKNARTILKLSTAIAVALLAFALPASTESAAPKHAESEKAAPARNVTPGETAPAAAAAAGMAADGDEIQRFCGNIADAARDRRYALQAQELQKLQAEIDARMKALDEKRAEYETWMRKREAFLEQAQDGVVNIYKGMKPDAAAERLAELKPDLAAGILMKLEPRKASVILNEMKSKEAAVLTTIMASAVRREDPS
- a CDS encoding flagellar basal body L-ring protein FlgH produces the protein MIRGAAPLLLLALLYGCATPVNEIGKPPKMSPVGSGIDETTGSISSYPDAPSSRAGRFSLWDDRQSRLFTDPRALRPGDILTVEISIDDRARFKNESERNRKTSRELGFDLGLDWQGATTEGSGKASIDSNTDASGAGTTERSERLQLSIAAVVTEVFPNGNMMIQGSQEVRVNAELRILNIAGIVRPADIGPNNTIPYERIAEARISYGGRGRLTEVQQPPYGTQILDNISPF
- a CDS encoding flagellar basal body-associated FliL family protein, with translation MAVTTLDQAPPVKKGPSLIIQIAVLLVLTGVAVGGGWFTGNYMRGEQAGEAAPAAGDHGAASGHGAAEAAGHGETSAGGEGHPTIIPMAAITTNLAQPSNTWVRMEISLVFDKAPQNPELPDIIHQDFLTFVRTLKLHQIEGPSGFLHLRADLDERAQLRSDGAVKRILIRTLLLE
- the fliP gene encoding flagellar type III secretion system pore protein FliP (The bacterial flagellar biogenesis protein FliP forms a type III secretion system (T3SS)-type pore required for flagellar assembly.) codes for the protein MKKLLLAPTLFLASAGTALAQQIDLGGIAQADGTTVGYIIQMFGLLTVLSVAPGLLIMTTSFTRFIIAFSILRAGIGLQTTPANLVLISLSLFMTFYVMAPTFDQAWTNGVRPLMDNQITQAEAVERISDPFRQFMVKNVRQKDFDLFADLARERGQTVSEETVDLRILVPAFMISEIRRGFEIGFLIVLPFLVIDLIVATITMAMGMMMLPPTVVSLPFKILFFVLIDGWNLLVGSLVRSFT